From one Idiomarina sp. X4 genomic stretch:
- a CDS encoding SDR family oxidoreductase, with the protein MPQERKTILITGASSGLGQGMAREFAAKGKSLCLCARRLDRLEALKAELEDKHSGITVSIKTLDVNVHEDVFRVFQEFKQEQGHIDRFIINAGMGKGAALGTGYFEANKATAETNFVAALAQCEAAMEILREQKGGHLVTISSMSAFRGMPRAMTVYAATKAGLASLTEGLRADLMKTYGSNSPIKVSTIYPGYIRSEINEKVKNTPFMVDTETGCRLLAKAINKEPVKAYVPYWPWALMAFLMKRLPLKWVLKLA; encoded by the coding sequence ATGCCGCAAGAACGGAAAACTATTTTAATTACCGGTGCCAGCTCTGGCTTAGGGCAGGGGATGGCACGTGAGTTTGCTGCAAAAGGCAAAAGCTTGTGTCTGTGCGCCCGTCGGTTAGATCGCTTAGAGGCGCTCAAAGCCGAGCTGGAAGACAAGCATTCAGGCATAACCGTCAGCATTAAAACGCTGGACGTAAACGTCCACGAAGACGTATTTCGAGTGTTTCAGGAGTTCAAACAAGAGCAGGGCCACATTGACCGCTTTATTATTAACGCGGGCATGGGCAAAGGTGCGGCGTTAGGTACGGGGTACTTTGAGGCGAATAAAGCCACGGCAGAAACCAACTTTGTGGCGGCGCTGGCGCAATGTGAAGCGGCTATGGAGATTCTGCGTGAGCAAAAGGGCGGGCACTTAGTGACTATTTCGTCCATGAGTGCCTTCCGTGGTATGCCAAGGGCCATGACGGTGTATGCAGCAACCAAGGCCGGGCTGGCGTCGCTAACCGAAGGTCTTCGTGCGGATTTAATGAAAACTTACGGCAGTAATAGCCCGATAAAAGTGTCGACCATTTATCCGGGGTACATTCGCTCTGAAATTAATGAAAAAGTGAAAAACACACCATTCATGGTGGATACGGAAACAGGTTGTCGCTTACTGGCAAAAGCCATTAATAAAGAGCCAGTAAAAGCTTATGTCCCTTACTGGCCCTGGGCGTTAATGGCATTCCTAATGAAACGCCTGCCATTGAAATGGGTGTTAAAGCTGGCTTAA
- a CDS encoding 5-oxoprolinase subunit PxpA, producing the protein MKKVTLNADIGESFGAWKMGADELIMPHIDCANIACGFHASDPLIMKNTVRLAKEHGVTIGAHPAYPDLVGFGRRHMVCKPEEVTAMVQYQVGALQGICAGERAKVEYVKPHGALYNDMLNDGPLFDAVCQAIAALQGNDVLPLMVMATPENHAWKERAAQFGVTLWFEGFADRAYDDNGKLRSRKHDDAVHSETEAMLEQAQAFTEGKPITSVNGTPLSIQIDSLCVHGDNPRAIDTVKQLREIVKGSDE; encoded by the coding sequence ATGAAGAAAGTAACGCTTAACGCAGACATTGGTGAAAGCTTTGGTGCCTGGAAAATGGGTGCCGACGAGCTCATTATGCCGCATATCGACTGTGCGAATATTGCCTGTGGCTTTCATGCGTCTGACCCGCTCATCATGAAGAATACGGTGCGTTTGGCAAAAGAGCATGGTGTCACTATTGGGGCACACCCCGCTTACCCGGACTTGGTGGGTTTTGGGCGTCGGCACATGGTTTGTAAGCCGGAAGAAGTGACGGCAATGGTGCAGTATCAGGTGGGTGCTTTGCAGGGCATTTGTGCCGGCGAGCGCGCTAAAGTGGAATACGTAAAGCCACACGGCGCGCTCTACAATGACATGCTGAATGACGGACCACTGTTCGACGCTGTATGTCAGGCCATTGCGGCCTTGCAGGGTAACGACGTGTTGCCGCTTATGGTTATGGCAACACCAGAGAACCATGCTTGGAAAGAACGTGCCGCACAATTTGGTGTAACCCTGTGGTTTGAGGGCTTTGCTGACCGCGCCTATGACGACAACGGTAAGCTTCGCTCACGTAAGCACGACGATGCGGTACACAGCGAAACCGAAGCTATGCTGGAGCAGGCACAGGCCTTTACCGAAGGAAAACCCATTACCAGCGTTAATGGTACGCCACTGAGTATTCAAATTGATTCGTTATGTGTGCATGGCGACAACCCCCGGGCTATAGACACCGTCAAGCAGTTGAGAGAAATAGTAAAAGGAAGTGATGAGTAA
- the pxpB gene encoding 5-oxoprolinase subunit PxpB: MSNAESAFPKIVTAGADAILVYLGEGIDPEVNDRIMVLTNRVGSALGNKLYDLVPSYNSLMIYYNVLSLSEDELRECVRKLIDELQQDGDASGASKQSTLHTIEVYYDPSVGPDLERAAEQTSLSIDDIIRMHTEQEYRVYAMGFAPGFAYLGELPEKLRLPRLDNPRTKIPAGSVAIAEAQTAVYPSESPGGWNIIGRTAETLYDPQADSISPMKVGDRVQFKAVSKDEFEQAGGSLESLS, from the coding sequence ATGAGTAACGCAGAGAGTGCTTTTCCTAAAATAGTCACCGCCGGTGCTGACGCCATTTTGGTGTATCTGGGCGAAGGTATTGACCCCGAGGTGAACGACCGGATCATGGTACTAACGAACCGCGTTGGCAGCGCATTAGGTAACAAGCTCTATGATTTGGTGCCTTCATACAATTCTCTGATGATCTACTACAACGTGCTGTCGCTTTCTGAGGACGAGCTGCGTGAATGTGTGCGTAAGCTTATTGATGAATTGCAGCAAGACGGTGATGCAAGCGGTGCTTCCAAGCAGAGCACCTTGCATACCATTGAGGTTTATTACGACCCCAGCGTCGGACCAGATTTAGAGCGTGCCGCAGAGCAAACCTCCTTGTCGATTGATGACATTATTAGAATGCACACCGAGCAAGAGTATCGAGTGTACGCTATGGGCTTTGCGCCGGGGTTCGCATATTTAGGTGAGTTGCCCGAGAAGCTGCGCTTGCCGCGTTTAGATAACCCAAGAACCAAAATACCAGCGGGCAGTGTGGCCATAGCAGAGGCGCAAACGGCGGTGTACCCGTCAGAGTCGCCTGGGGGCTGGAACATTATTGGCCGTACGGCAGAAACCCTCTATGACCCGCAGGCAGACAGTATTAGCCCAATGAAAGTAGGCGATCGAGTGCAGTTTAAAGCGGTGTCGAAAGACGAATTTGAGCAAGCCGGTGGCTCGCTGGAGTCGTTGTCATGA
- a CDS encoding biotin-dependent carboxyltransferase family protein — protein MIKILDAGMRTTVQDFGRFGYLSKGLTRGGPVDEHAFLWANRLLDNNFNAAQLEITLGGLEVEFQQDGCFALTGADAEAHLDDESLTLWQNFDVKAGQRLKIGYAKAGLRLYLAVQGGFQVEPKWHSCATVERDSVGGLLGDGSPLQSGDTLRFQCDTPQPSRRVSWAYRSDYTKTPVLGLIPGYQYDDFPMSAREAFCYEDFEVSKDSNRMGIRLAGKALETPKQGLVSEGINIGSVQVPSDGQPIIMMHDRQTLGGYPKLGVINPVDLGKLAQLQPGQKVRFSRVEASVAQQQLRRFYQFFNVRLPCQGGDNLRS, from the coding sequence ATGATAAAAATTCTTGATGCAGGCATGAGAACGACGGTTCAGGATTTTGGCCGTTTCGGTTATTTGTCCAAAGGTTTAACTCGTGGCGGTCCGGTGGACGAACACGCATTTTTATGGGCAAACCGGTTGTTGGACAATAATTTTAACGCAGCCCAGCTCGAAATTACTCTGGGCGGTTTGGAAGTTGAGTTTCAGCAAGATGGCTGTTTTGCACTGACTGGCGCTGACGCCGAGGCGCACCTGGACGATGAGTCGTTAACTCTGTGGCAAAACTTTGATGTGAAAGCCGGGCAACGCCTGAAAATTGGCTACGCCAAAGCAGGCTTACGCTTGTATTTGGCGGTGCAGGGTGGCTTTCAGGTAGAGCCAAAATGGCACAGTTGCGCCACTGTTGAACGAGACAGTGTGGGCGGCTTGTTGGGCGACGGCTCGCCGTTACAAAGCGGCGATACTCTACGCTTTCAGTGTGACACACCGCAGCCGTCCAGGCGTGTAAGTTGGGCGTATCGCAGCGACTACACGAAGACTCCGGTACTAGGGCTTATTCCTGGGTATCAGTATGACGACTTTCCAATGTCCGCTCGTGAAGCTTTTTGTTATGAAGACTTCGAGGTCAGTAAAGACAGCAACCGCATGGGTATTCGTCTAGCCGGCAAAGCGCTGGAAACGCCGAAACAGGGCCTGGTTTCCGAAGGCATTAACATTGGTTCGGTTCAGGTACCGTCTGACGGACAGCCTATTATTATGATGCACGACCGGCAAACGCTGGGCGGATACCCGAAACTTGGGGTTATTAACCCAGTCGACTTAGGCAAGCTGGCGCAATTACAGCCGGGCCAAAAAGTGCGTTTCAGCCGCGTTGAAGCGTCGGTTGCACAACAGCAGTTGCGCCGCTTTTATCAGTTTTTTAATGTGCGTCTGCCTTGTCAGGGCGGCGATAACCTGCGATCATAG
- the glnS gene encoding glutamine--tRNA ligase, with product MADTDSRPSNFIRQIIDKDLASGKHSTVHTRFPPEPNGFLHIGHAKSIVLNFGIAEDYKGTCNLRFDDTNPLKEKVDYVNSIKQDVEWLGYQWEGEPRYSSNYFDQLHAYAVELIEKGLAYVDFSSQEEMREMRGTLKEPGKNSPYRDTSVEENLKHFADMTAGKYEEGKAALRAKIDMSSPFMCMRDPVIYRVRFAHHHQTGDKWCVYPMYDFTHCISDALEGITHSLCTLEFQDNRRLYDWVLDNISIDCHPQQIEFSRLNLQYTVMSKRIINTLVEEGKVTGWDDPRVASVAGLRRRGYTPESIREFCRRIGVTKMDNQVEMSMLEACIRDDLNENAPRAMAVMDPVKVVIENYPEGQTESLNAPNHPNKPEMGERDVTFSRELWIEREDFRESANKKFKRLVLDKEVRLRNAYVIRADRVEKDADGNITTIYCHYDADTLGKDPADGRKVKGVIHWVSAETAKDAEFRVYDRLFQVPNPAAEEDLFSTLNPESLIIKKGFVEANLENAKLGENFQFERLGYYCLDTDAEKEGRLIFNQTVGLRDSWAKIEQQQATES from the coding sequence ATGGCTGATACCGATTCTCGTCCCAGTAACTTTATTCGCCAAATCATCGATAAAGATTTGGCCAGTGGTAAACACTCTACGGTGCATACCCGTTTTCCGCCGGAGCCGAATGGCTTTCTGCATATTGGTCATGCCAAGTCGATAGTTCTGAACTTTGGTATTGCGGAAGACTACAAAGGTACGTGCAATTTACGTTTTGATGACACCAACCCTTTGAAAGAGAAGGTTGACTATGTTAATTCGATTAAGCAGGACGTTGAGTGGCTGGGGTATCAGTGGGAAGGCGAGCCACGTTATTCGTCAAATTACTTTGATCAGCTACACGCCTATGCGGTAGAGCTTATCGAGAAAGGCTTGGCCTATGTCGACTTTTCGTCGCAGGAAGAAATGCGTGAAATGCGCGGCACTTTAAAAGAGCCGGGTAAAAACAGTCCTTATCGTGACACCTCGGTCGAAGAGAACCTGAAGCACTTTGCTGACATGACAGCTGGTAAGTACGAAGAAGGCAAAGCAGCGTTGCGTGCCAAAATCGATATGAGCTCGCCGTTTATGTGTATGCGTGACCCGGTTATTTACCGTGTGCGTTTTGCGCATCATCACCAAACGGGAGACAAGTGGTGTGTTTACCCAATGTATGACTTTACCCACTGCATTTCTGATGCGTTGGAAGGTATTACGCACTCTTTATGTACGTTGGAGTTCCAGGACAACCGCCGCTTGTACGACTGGGTGCTGGACAACATCAGCATTGACTGCCACCCGCAGCAAATTGAGTTTTCGCGCTTAAATCTGCAATACACGGTGATGAGCAAGCGCATTATTAATACGCTGGTAGAAGAAGGCAAAGTCACCGGGTGGGATGACCCGCGTGTTGCTAGTGTCGCCGGCTTGCGCCGCCGTGGTTATACACCAGAGTCTATTCGTGAGTTCTGTCGTCGCATTGGTGTGACGAAAATGGATAATCAGGTTGAAATGAGCATGCTCGAAGCCTGTATCCGTGACGACTTAAATGAAAATGCGCCGCGTGCAATGGCAGTGATGGATCCGGTTAAAGTGGTTATTGAAAACTATCCGGAAGGCCAAACCGAGTCGTTGAATGCGCCGAACCACCCGAATAAGCCGGAAATGGGCGAGCGAGACGTTACCTTCAGTCGCGAACTGTGGATAGAGCGTGAAGACTTCCGCGAGTCAGCGAATAAGAAGTTCAAGCGCTTGGTGCTGGATAAAGAAGTGCGCTTAAGAAATGCGTACGTTATTCGTGCCGACAGAGTCGAGAAGGACGCTGACGGCAACATCACGACTATTTACTGTCACTACGACGCAGACACTCTGGGCAAAGATCCGGCGGATGGTCGTAAAGTAAAAGGTGTTATTCACTGGGTATCGGCAGAAACGGCGAAAGACGCGGAGTTCCGTGTGTACGATCGCTTATTCCAGGTGCCAAACCCGGCCGCCGAGGAAGACTTATTCTCGACGCTGAACCCAGAGTCTTTGATTATTAAGAAAGGTTTTGTGGAAGCGAACCTGGAAAATGCAAAACTGGGTGAAAACTTCCAGTTTGAACGCCTGGGTTACTATTGCTTAGATACGGATGCCGAGAAAGAAGGGCGTCTTATTTTCAACCAGACGGTCGGCTTACGCGACAGCTGGGCGAAAATAGAGCAGCAACAGGCTACTGAATCGTA